In Streptomyces paludis, the genomic stretch GAAGGACCCGATGCCGCTGGCCGACCCGCCGGCCACGGTGGACCGGGCGGGCGCGGGCGAGCTGACGATCCAGGTGCGGTCGGCGGGCCGGGTGCTGATCCGGATCCCGTACTCGCCGTGGCTGGGGCTGGTCGACAGCGACGGCAAGAGTGTGCTGCCGCCGCAGCAGACGGAGACCTCGAAGGCGGACCCGGAGAGCCCGAAGGTCTTCACCAACCCCAACGGCTGCCTGATGAAGGCCGAGGCGAACGGGGACGGCGACGAGTGGACGGAGCTGCTGGCCCCCCGGCCGGGCGTCTACCGACTGGCGGCGCCGTACCGGCTGCCGCGGGGCACGGGGTGCCCGGAGGAGATGCGGTAGCCGGTACGACGACGGGGTGTCAACGCTCCGCCGTCCGGTCACGACCGCATCACCATGGGTCGTGATCACGGAAGAGCGTGACGCCGTTGTGCTGGGCCCGGAACCACTGGCACTTCGGCGGCTCGCCGATTCACTTGGCGGGCGGGGCCGCAAACGGAGCCCTCACGGGCCACCACGCCCTGTCTTGCACCCGCTGCAATGCCACCGAAAGGGAGGTGATGGCAGCTCTCGGCGGCTTGTCAGCCGCAGTGCTCCCAACCGCTCTTCCAGACAACATCTTGGACACCGCCGCCCCACTTGACACAGGTGTTGGCCGCAGACACGTACACAGGTCCTGCGAACTTGGTGTACCCACCGAAATCTTTGATCTCGCTCCCGCCGGACTTCTGGATGGAGGCGCCCATCCACATCGCTGCGCCGGTCGACGAATCCAAGATCGTGGTGACGCAGTTGTACCCGTTGCTGCTGTTGTAGGTCAGGTAGATGACCGCAGGGCCCAGGTCTTTGGAGTTGATGACTTTATATCCGGAGCCGCACACCGCGCCGGGGGTCGTTGCCGCAGCTGCGGCGGGGCCAGCCGTCGAGAGCAGCCAGGCTGCAGCGACGACGGTCACCACGGCGGCGGGCTTCAACTTGTTGGAACGGAGCACAGTGCCTTCTCTCTTCACATGCATGATCATTTCATGAAGATCATTTGCTCTCCCGGTGAAGGTGTCAAGGGCGTTATGTAGCCAAGAGCGAACGGATGTTGACGGGGCGTGAGTGGACCGGGCCGGGGCTCAGCCGATCGGGAACGCCACGTCGCAGACCTCGTCCGTGGCCGAGGCCGCGTCCCAGTCGGCGAAGTAGATCTCGCGGCACGGGCCGGTGATGGTCAGGCCCTGCCGGTCGATCCACTTCTCGACCGCCTCGAAGGCGGAGAGGATCTGCGGGTGCGCGACCTGCGCCTTGGTGATGCGGACGTAGGCCAGGCGCTGCGCGGGCTCGGTGCGTACGGTGGCGCCCGGGACGGCCGCCGTGCCGTTCGCCGCGACGGCCGCCGTGTCGTCCGCCGCGCTCTTCGCGACCGGTACGCACGCCTCGGCCGGGCCGTCGCTGTCCGGGCCGACCTCCGCGTGGTACGCGACGTACGGCACGCCCGTCACGCCCCCGTACGCGGCGGCGGCTTCGGTGAGGCGGCCGATGGCGGCCGGGATCCAGCGGGGCAGTTCGTCGGAGAGCAGCTGGCGGCGCTCGGCCAGCACGGTCCGCTCGGGCACGTCGATGGTCCTGATCTCGTACATGTGGCTACTCCTGCCGGAGAGTCGGTCACGGATATGGGTGGCGAGCACGCGCCGGACCGCGTGGCGTTCCTCGACGTCCGTCCAGTACGCTTCCAGCGCGTCGGCGGCCCGGTCACCGGGCAGCGCGACGACCTCGGCGATGCGCGCCAGCGGCATGTCGAGCTGCCGCAGGAGCGCCACCAGCCGGGCCTGTTCGACCTGGTCGGGGCGGTACCAGCGGTAGCCGGTGGCGGGGTCGACCCGCGCGGGGGCGAGCAGACCGAGCCGGTCGTACAGCCGCAGTGCCTTCGGCGAGAGGCGTGAACGGGCCGAGAAGTCACCGATCGTGAGCAGTTCCACGAGGTCCCATCCTCCGTCATCGGGCCGCTGTCGGCCCGATGGGGAGAGCGTGCGCCTTGCCCCTGGGACAAGGTCAAACACCGGAGCGTACGTACGAACGAAGCGCGTCCGCGCGACAGGAGGCGGGACCACGGGCAGGACCGAGGTTGAGTTCAATGGCGGGGCCAAGGTCAAAAGAGAGAAAGGTCAAACCGTCAATCATCCATTTTTGCTTTCGGGTTACGGCGCGATCCCTCATAGTGATGCGATATGAGGTGTGAACGGTGCGGGAGTGACCGGGGAGAATCGCGGCCCGGCACGGAGTGCCAGGTGTGCGGCGCCGGGGGCTCGGAGCCCTGGAACGATGCCGCCGACACCCGGCCCTGGTCCGACGCCGGTGCCACGCAGGCGGCCTGGACCGGCCTTGAGGCGCGCTCGACGCCGATTCCCGGTATGACGATGCCGAGGACGGCCGCCGCGGCGGCAAGCGTCGCGCCCGGCCCCAGGCGGCACGAGATACCCGATGAGATGCCGGGCCAGCCCCTGGGCCGGGCCTTCGACGAGCTGGCGGAGTCGTCGCGGCTGGGCGAACAGGGCGTCCCCGGGGCGGAGTCGGAGAGCGGCGGGAACCGCGAACGCGGCGGCAACGGGCGGGGCGTCCGGCGGCGGTCGAAGCGCGACGCCTCGCGCGAGCGCGCGCGCGACCGCGAGCGGGCGCTCGCGGCGAGCGAGGAGGCGGGCGTCTTCTCGGAGTTCTCGCCGGACTTCCCGCCGGGGAGCATGTACAGCCGGGGCCGCTCGCGCAAGCGCGTACTGATCACCGTCGCCGTGCTGGCCCTCGGCTGCCTGGGCGTCACGGTCGCCGTGGTCAACAGCTCCGGCGGCGGCAACGGCCCGGTGGCCGGCACCGCCAACCCGCAGCTGCCCGGCGCCGATACGCCCCAGCTGCCGGGCCTGGGAGGCGGCGGCATCGACCCCGGCGTCGTCCCCGGTGACGGCGACGGTGTGGGTGACGGTGTCGGCGACGGTACGGGCAACGGCGCGGACCCGGGCGCCGGCATGGGGACGAACGCGGGCGACCCGTCCGGCGACGCCTCGGCCGAACCGGGCCCGGGCGCGGGCGTCGGCTCGGAGGCGGGCTCGGCGGCGCCCGGCGGGGCGGGGGCAGCCGCGTACGAGGAGTGGGCCGGTCCCGGATGCAGTACGGGCCACTACCGCGAGCACGGCCGGGTCGAGAACGGCGACGCGGCCTGGTACACGGTGAAGTCCGGCGGATACAAGGGCAGTTACTGCGACGGCAGATTCTCCGCCGTACCGATGTCCGGTCGGCAGGACCAGGACTCCGGCTCCACCGCGACCTGGTCCTGGACGCTCGACAAGGCGTACGAGAGGTGCGCCGTCGCCGTGTACGTACCGGACAGCGGCCGGGCCCGCGATGTGGCCGGCAACCCGACCGTCTACAGCGTGCTCAAGGACCCGGCGAACAGTGCCACAGGCTACGACGGCTTCGCCGTGGTCCAGACGAAGCACCGCGGCAGTCTGGTGCGGGTGGGCAGCTACCCGGCAAAGGGCCGGACATTCGCGGTCCAAATGGTGGACCGGGGGCTGGACTTCGGCAGCGAGGAACGCACGGGCGCGCACCACGCGGCGGCCCAGATGAAGATCAACTGCACCTAGTGGAAAGCTCGACCGGCGGCGCGGATACCTGAGAATCAGCGGCCCGGAAAGCGGATGCCCGGAAAAGCGAAAGTCCAGAAAAGCAGAAGTCGGACAAGTGAAGCGCGACGAACTGAACCGTGAGCTGGCCGGCCTGCGCCGCGCGCGGATCGGTGACCGTCGCGCTCCGCACAAGCCCCTGCTGCTGCTCTGGCTGCTGGGCCGCTTCGCCGCCTCGGGCGGTACGCCGGGCGGTACGGCCGTCACGTACGACGAGGCGGAGGAGCCGGTCAGCCGGCTGATCAACGACTTCGGCCCGGCCGTGACAAGCCCCGCGCGGGCCCGGGAGCGGGCGGCGATGCCCTTCGTCCACCTGGAGCGCTCCCTGTGGGACCTGCGGGACGCGACGGGGCAGGCGATCGGCACGGACGCGCCGGAGCGGGGCGGCCAGCTCCGGGCGCGCGGTGCGCACGGCCGGCTCCGCCCGGAGGTCGAGGCGCTGGTGGCGGACCCCGCCGTACTGGCCGCTGCCGCCCGGCAACTGCTCGAACAGCACTTCACCCCGGCGCTGGAGGCGCTCGTCCGCGACGCGGCGGGCCTGGACCTGCCGGGGCTGGACGAGGAGATGTACGCAGCTGTACCGCCGCTGTCCGACCCGTCCGGCAGGTCCGCTCCGTCCGGCCTGTCCGGCCTGTCCCGTCCGGCGCGACGGGCGCGGCGGGCGGGCTTCGCCGAGGAGGTGCTCCACGCGTACGCCTACGCCTGTGCCTTCTGCGGCTTCGACGGCGCGCTGGGCCGTCACCCGGTCGGACTTGAGGCCGCGCATGTCCGCTGGCACAGCCAGGACGGCCCGGACGCCGTCGACAACGGGCTGGCCCTCTGCTCCCTGCACCACACACTCCTCGACCTGGGCGTCCTGGGCCTGGTCCCCGGCCCGTCCGCCGGACCGCGGATCCAGGTGTCGCGGCTGTACGTCACGAGGAGCGAGGCGGGCCGCGCGGTGGACGCCCTGCACGGCCGCCCTGTCGCGCCGACCCGGCCGGGACATCCGCCCGTATCGAAGGAGTTCGTGGTCTGGCACGGGCGGCAGGTCTTCAAGCGGCCGGGCGCGGCGGTGATGTGAGCCGGGCGGCGTGAGCCGTATGGTACGGACCTGCTGTCACTGTCACTGTCACCTGTCACGTCCGGTCGAGGACGCCGGTCTCCCAGGCCCAGGCGGCGATCTCCACGCGGTTGCGGGCGGGCAGTTTGGTCTGCACGTTGCCGAGATGGGTCTTCACCGTGCCGATGGAGATGGAGAGTTCGGCGGCGATCTCCGCGTTGGTCAGCCCCCGGGCGACGAGGCGTACCAGCTCCAGCTCGCGGGCCGACAGCGGGCTCTGCGCCCGCCGGGCATCGGTCGCGGGGCGGTGCAGGCCGCGCAGCAGCCGTACGGTGATGGAGGGGCTGACCAGCGCCTCGCCGGAGGCCGCGGCGCGGATCGCCTCGACGAGCAGGGCGGGGCCCGAGTCCTTGATCAGGAATCCGGCGGCGCCGTCGCGGAGGGCGCGGTGGACGTACTCGTCGTCGTCGAAGGTGGTGGCGACGACGACCTTCGGCGGGTTGACGGCGCCGGGCCGGTTGATACGGCGGAGCGCTTCGAGGCCGTCGAGGCGGGGCATGCGGATGTCCATCAGGACGACGTCGGGGCGGTGCAGGCGGGCTAGTTCGACGGCCTCCAGCCCGTCGGCGGCCTCGGCGACGACCTCGATGTCGTCCTCGGCGGCGAGGATCATCGAGAATCCGGCGCGGACCATGGCCTGGTCGTCGGCGATCAGTACGCGAATGGTCATCGGGCGGCTCCGGTGGGTCAGTGGGAGGGGACTGAAGAAGAGGAGAGGACAGGCAGGACGGCTTCGACACCCCAGCCGCCGCCCGTGACCGGGCCCGCCTGGATACGGCCGCCGATCAGACCGACGCGCTCGGCCAGCCCGCGCAGACCGAAACCGCCGCCGCTGCCGCCCACGCCGCCGACGACGGTGTGACGCGGCCGGCCGTTGTCGGTGACGCGTACGGTGAGAATGTCGCTGCCGCTACCGCCGCCGGTTCCCGTTTCTGCGGCCGTGGACCGGGCCACGCGTACGGTCACTTCCGTACAACCGTGGGCGTGCTTACGGATGTTGGTCAGGGCCTCCATCACCACCCGGTGCGCGGTGGTGGTCACCTCCACCGGCAGATCGCCGAACGTGCCCTCCCGGTCGAGCCGGGCCCGTGCGCCGCCGACCCCGGCGAACCCCTCGACCAGCGCGTCGATCTCGTCGATCCCGGCCAGGGGCGCCAGCGCCGGCTGCCCCTCGGTGTCGCGCAGCATGCCGACCATGTGCCGCATGGAGGTCAGCGCCTCCGTGCCGGCCCGCTCGATCCGTTCCAGCGACGGGGGGATCAGCTCCGGCCGCCGCTCCGCGACGGCGAGGGCGCCCTGCGCCTGTACGACGATGCCGGTCACGTGGTGGGCGACGAAGTCGTGCAGGTCGCGGGCGAACTCGGTGCGCTGCTCCAGGCGCAGCGTCGACGCCTGGCGCCGCTGTTCCGTCATGACCAGCCGCCAGGTGACACCGATACCGAGGACGGCCGTCGAGCCGAAGGCGAACATCGTGACCATGGTGATCATCCGGTCGCCGCCCAGGCCGAGCGCCAGCGGCCGGAGCATGATCGCCGTCCACAGCAGGGGAGGGGCGATCCATCCCGTCCACTCCCGTCGTGCCCGTACGGGAACGACCAGCAACAGCCAGAGCAGCGCGGCTGGTTCGGCGAGTCCGTACGGGCTGTGGAAGTAGGGGAAGCCGGGGGAGACACGGTCAAGGGCGTACATGGCGAGGGTGAAGCCCAGCGACGCCGCCCCGACCGCGCAGGCGACCGCGGGGAGCGCCCGGGCGCCGAGCCACGGGGACACGACGACGACCGCCCCGGCGGCCAGGACGAGGGACAGCTTGATGAGGTCGGCGTCGTACGGACCGAACCGCGCGGTCCGGTAGTCGTACACCAGAGCCGTCCCCACCACGGCCAGCCAGAGCAGCCATCCGCCCCGGGCCAGCAGGAGCCCCGTGCGGGTCCAGCGGAGGACGGGGCCGTTCGGCGGCTGCGCTCGCGGCTGGGCTCGGGCTCGGCCGAAAGTCGTAGAGGAGCGCGAGGGATCTGTCTTTCGCCGGATCCGTAGCGCTCGGCGCGCGGGCAGAGTCGTCTCTGTCGGGCGGACCCCGGTTCCGTTCTCCATCACACGCAGGAGCATGACATGAGCGCTCTCCCCCCTTCGGGCCACCCGATCCATCCACCGGAGAGAAACGAGTGGGACGGACGGGCTGAGTGGGACGGGCGGACCGAGTGGGCCGCCGCGCCGACGACGCGGCCCCGGTGGAGTGAACCGGCCGTGGAGGCATACGGGTTGGGAATGGAGTACCGGCGCGGCTGGGCGCTGCGGGACTGCTCCTTCCGGCTTCCGGCCGGGCGGATCTGCGGGCTCGTGGGCCCCAACGGCGCCGGGAAGAGCACCCTGATGAGCCTTGTGACCGGTATGGCGCGGCCGACCGCCGGGCGGCTGCGGGTGTTCGGCGCGGAGGCGCACTCGCCGGACGGCAGTCTACGGACCGCCTTCCTGTCGCAGGACAAGCCGCTGTTCCGGCGCTTCACCGTGGCGGAGACGCTGCTCATGGGCGCCCGGCTGAACCCGAGTTGGGACCGGGCGACGGCGGAGGCCATCGTCCGGGCCGGCAACGTACCCCTCACCGCACGGGTCGGCACCCTCTCCGGCGGCCAGCGCACCCGTGTCGCCTTCGCCCTGGCCTTCGGCAAGCGCCCCGACCTGCTGGTTCTCGACGAGCCGATGGCCGATCTCGATCCGCTGGTACGGAAGGAGCTGACGCTGGCCCTGGCCGCGGAGGCCGCCGCGCACGGCACCACGGTGCTGATCTCCTCCCACATGCTCTCCGAACTGGAGGACCTGTGCGACTACTTGCTCGTCATCGCGGACGGTTCCCTGCGACTGGCCGGCGACGCGCACGAGCTGCTCGCCGCGCACACGCTGATCGACGGCGGCCCGGCGGACGTCCCGGCGGCGGTCGGCGGCCACCGCGTGGTCGAGACCAGCGGGGCGGCGGGCCGCGCGGTCACTCTCGTACGGCTGGAGGGCCCGCCACCCGTACCCCCGGCCTCCCGGGCGGGCCGGACGCCGGGACTGGAGGACCTGCTCCTCGGCTATCTGCGCTCACCGGAGGCGCCGCCGCTGATCTGCCCCAGCGCGCGGGTGGGCGACATAGCCGACGCCATTGCCAACAACCCGACGACCAAGGACGCGGCCGCATGAGCACCGACACCAGGCAGGGCGGCCAGAACCAGCAGCCCACCGGAACCAAGGGCCCCACCAGAAATACCGGCCCCACCGGAACCGTCCCGACCGCCGTCCAGCGGGGCCCGGCCCGGCTCGCCGGCATGCTGTGGCTCGTCTGGCGCCAGCACCGGGCCGCGTTCCTGACCCTGATCGCCGTGACCGCCGTCGCGGTGGGCCTGATGGCGTACCTGCGCGCGGACCTGATGGGCTTCCTGGCCAGCGAGAACACCTCGGCCCCGACCCCCGACCAGACGGACTCCTTCGAGTCGCACGCCCAACGCATGTGGAGTGTCGGCGAGTACCTCGGCTACCTGCCGCTCCTGATCGGCGTCTTCATCGGCGCCCCGCTCTTCGCCGGCGACCTGGAGACGGGCACCGCCCGGCTGGTCACGGCGCAGTCCGTCAGCCGTACGCGCTGGATCGTCACGAAGCTCGCGCTGACCGGGGTCGTGGTCGCCGCGCTGACCGCGCTGCTGTCGGCCGTATTCGGCTGGTGGTGGCGGCCCGTGAGCCACCGCGACACGATGAGCTTCACCAGCGGCACCTTCTTCGACAACACGGGCATCGTCCCGGTGGCCCTGGCACTGCTGGCCTTCTCCGTGGGCGCGGCGGCGGGCCTGGTGCTGCGCCGCACCCTGGTGTCGATGGTGGCCACCCTGGGCATCGTCGCCGCCCTCCAGGTGGTGTGGTCCCGCTTCCGCCTGGACCTCGGAACCATCCTCACCGCCGAGTCCCGCGGCACCGCCGGCCAGGAACTCCCGGACCCCAAACTACCCTCGGGCGCCGTGGAGACGGGCGAGGGCACAGGCTTCCTCACCGGCTCCGGCGAGCGCCTGGACTGGATGACCTGCCTCAGCGAAACCGAGGACACCGCCCGCACCGCCTGCCTCCAGGCCAAGGACATCGTCGGCCTCTGGAAGGACTACCTGCCGATCTCCCAGATGCCCACCATGCAGTACCTGGGCGCCGCCATCATCCTGACCCTCACCGCGGCCCTGACCACATGCATCCTCCTACGAGGCCGCAAACAACCGCTGTAACCCCCACACGAGCCCTGAACCCAGAACCCCCACAGCCCACAAGAACGCAGAAGCCTTTCCGCCCATACCCGCGGAAAGGCTTCTGACCTGCAACTTCACCGTGTGCCCCCGGCAGGATTCGAACCTGCGACACCCGCTTTAGGAGAGCGGTGCTCTATCCCCTGAGCTACGAAGGCGGGGCTTGCGTGGAGCGTGGAGGAATACTCTGGGTGATATTCCGTCTCGCTTGAGCAAGGTCCCGGGCTGCCGCTGAGGTCAGCCCAGGACAGCGTAGCGGATGGGGTGGGGTGGTGTTGCGGTGGTTGGTGGTTCGGCCGGCTCGGCCTTGGCCGGGTACGTGACTGCGGGATGAACGGCTTCGTCTGCTGGACCTGTTCGCGCAGGAGGTCACCATACGCAGGGGAGTTCCACGTCGATCACCGTCGGGCCTCCCGCCGGGCTTGTCACCGTGACCGTTCCGTCGAGTGCGGCGACCCGGCGGCGCATGCCGACCAGGCCGGAGCCGGCCGTCTCGTCGGCGCCGCCGCGGCCCTCGTCGCGGACCATGACCACCAGGCCGGTACGGGTGCCGGCCAGCCATACCTCGGCGGTCGCGGAGCCGCTGTACTTGGCCGCGTTCGTCAGTGCCTCGGCCACGACGAAGTACGCCGCCGCCTCGACCGCCGCCGGGACGCGGGCGCCGCTCTCGGCGCCGTCCTCCAGGCCCTGGACCCGTACGGTGACATCCAGACCGCTGCTCGCGGCCAGGGCCCGTACCGCGCCGGCGAGGCCGCGGTCGGTGAGGATCGGCGGGTGGATGCCGCGTACGACGTGGCGCAGCTCGGTCAGTGCCTCCTCGGCCTGGTGCTGCGCGTCGTCCAGCAGCCGGCGCGCGCCGTCCGGGTCGCGGTCGTACGCGCGTTTCGCCAGCCCGATGCGCATGGACAGCGATACCAGCCTGGCCTGCGTACCGTCGTGCAAGTCCCTTTCGATACGGCGCAGTTCGGCGCCGTGCGCGGCGATCGCGCCGGCCCGGGTGGCGGTCAGCTCCTCGACGCGTTCGGCGAGCAGCGCGCTCGGCGAGGGCTTGAGCAGGGTGGTCGACCACGCGGCGTCGAGGTCCGCGAGCCGGCTGATCAGCGGCAGGACGACCGCCTTCCGGCGCAGCAGTCCGCACAGCACGCCGTCGACCAGCAGCCCCGCCAGCCACAGAGGCACCGCCAGCAACAGCAGCAGACCGTAGACGTAGTAGGCGGCCATCCACCGCAGATCCTTGCGCGTACCGGGGTCGCGGACCGCCGTGCGCAGCCGCTCCCGGAGCGGACCCGTCAGGGGCGCGTACGCCTCGGGGATCTTCTTCCCCGTCCACGCCTCCACCTGGGTCCGCTTCGCGCCCGCCACCCGGCGCACCAGGAGCACCGCCTCGGGCAGCAGCCCGGCACCCACCACCAGCAGGGTGCCGGCGGCCGAGAACAGCAGCACGGTGACGAACAGGTACGAGAAGAAGCCCAGGGCCGTGGCTCCCGCGAGCTGCACTGTGGCCCGAGCCGCCTGTCGCACTGTGTTTCGCATGCTGATCAGGCTAATTCCTCGCTTCACCCGGGGGCGGGAGAGCGGGCACCCGGTTCGGGGTGTAGCCCGCTACACCATGGGTTCGGGAGTGACACTCCTCGTACCGGCGGGCGGGTGACGGCACCGTTGAACGCAGTTGATCCGCGAGGTTCACCGTTCATCGTGCCGGAAGGAAATCCCATGAAGTCGCACCGGGCCACGGCCACCCCGGCAGCCCCGGCCGCAGCTCTGGCCGCAGCCTCGGCAGCCCCGGCCGCGCCCGGTCCGTTCGCTTCCTTCGCCCGGTTCGTACTGTTCGGTGGCGGCGTCGGTGTCGCCTCCAGCTTCGCCGTCTCCCCGCTCGCCGCGCTGATGCCCTGGGCGGTCGCGAACGCGCTGATCACGGTCGCCTCCACCGTCCTGTGCACGGAACTCCACGCCCGCTTCACCTTCGGGGCCGGGCGCCGTGCCGGATGGCGGCAGCACCTTCAGTCGGCGGGATCGGCCTCGGCCGCGTACGGGGTGACCACCGTCGCGATGCTCATCCTGCACCTGATGCAGCCGTCGGCCGGAACGCTGCGCGAGCAGGCCGTCTACCTCGGCGCCTCCGGGCTCGCGGGCATCGGACGCTTTCTGGTGCTGCGGCTGTACGTGTTCGCCGTCGGCCGGAGCCAGGCCCCGGCGGACGGTGAGAGGGCGGTTCCGTCCATCCCGGTTCAGCGAGGTGTCCCTGTCCGATCGGCCATGGCTACGGCTGTGGCTACGGCCACCGCTTGGCAGGTCCCCTTGCGGGGCGTACGGGTGAACTCCAGGCCGGTCTCCCGGTCCGGTCGGGCCTCGCAGGGGAACCCGAAGGCGACGGCCGGGTCGCGCCCGTGGAGGTCGACCACGGATTCCACGAGGTCCGCGAAGTCGCCCACAGTCAGGCGGCCTTGGCGCCAGGCGCCCGCCCAGGTGATCGGCACGATGAGCCCGGCCGGCGCCACCACAGCGCGGGTATGACGTAGAGCAGCCTCACATTCGTCCGGGGAGCATCGGGCAGGAGGCCCGCGTGGTCTCCTCGTACGCCCCGACGCTGCGCGCCCCCGCTCGCGCTCCGGGCCCGGGCGCCGGGCGCGCCGCCCGCTTTCTGCTGTTCTCGGTCCCCGAAGCGCCCGGGACGCCGCCGCCGCCCGGCGCTGACGCCGAGGCCGGCCTGCTGCCCCGGATACTGCCCGACGCGCTCCTCCTGTACGGGGTACGGGCGAGCCGGGACGCCGTGTCCCAGGCCAGGGACCGACACCCCTGCCACGCCCTTGCCGTGGGCGGCCCATGTCCACATCGGACCGTGAACGCCCTTACCTGATAGGCCCGTTGTTGCTCTATCGGCCCGTCCGTCCTCGCCTCTCGACCCCGCCACGGAGCGGCTGATCCTCGCGGTGTACTACGGCGGCAGCCGAGGAGGCGGCGCGCTACCTGAGGCCGGTTGCGGAGATCGGGAACCCAGGGGCCTGCCAGGCACCTGACGAGTTACGTTTCCGCCGCACCCACGCCGTCCCTACGGCTGGAACCCGGCCCCCGTACGCCCAACCC encodes the following:
- a CDS encoding MerR family transcriptional regulator, with translation MELLTIGDFSARSRLSPKALRLYDRLGLLAPARVDPATGYRWYRPDQVEQARLVALLRQLDMPLARIAEVVALPGDRAADALEAYWTDVEERHAVRRVLATHIRDRLSGRSSHMYEIRTIDVPERTVLAERRQLLSDELPRWIPAAIGRLTEAAAAYGGVTGVPYVAYHAEVGPDSDGPAEACVPVAKSAADDTAAVAANGTAAVPGATVRTEPAQRLAYVRITKAQVAHPQILSAFEAVEKWIDRQGLTITGPCREIYFADWDAASATDEVCDVAFPIG
- a CDS encoding phosphorothioated DNA-binding restriction endonuclease; this encodes MKRDELNRELAGLRRARIGDRRAPHKPLLLLWLLGRFAASGGTPGGTAVTYDEAEEPVSRLINDFGPAVTSPARARERAAMPFVHLERSLWDLRDATGQAIGTDAPERGGQLRARGAHGRLRPEVEALVADPAVLAAAARQLLEQHFTPALEALVRDAAGLDLPGLDEEMYAAVPPLSDPSGRSAPSGLSGLSRPARRARRAGFAEEVLHAYAYACAFCGFDGALGRHPVGLEAAHVRWHSQDGPDAVDNGLALCSLHHTLLDLGVLGLVPGPSAGPRIQVSRLYVTRSEAGRAVDALHGRPVAPTRPGHPPVSKEFVVWHGRQVFKRPGAAVM
- a CDS encoding response regulator → MTIRVLIADDQAMVRAGFSMILAAEDDIEVVAEAADGLEAVELARLHRPDVVLMDIRMPRLDGLEALRRINRPGAVNPPKVVVATTFDDDEYVHRALRDGAAGFLIKDSGPALLVEAIRAAASGEALVSPSITVRLLRGLHRPATDARRAQSPLSARELELVRLVARGLTNAEIAAELSISIGTVKTHLGNVQTKLPARNRVEIAAWAWETGVLDRT
- a CDS encoding sensor histidine kinase, giving the protein MGTALVYDYRTARFGPYDADLIKLSLVLAAGAVVVVSPWLGARALPAVACAVGAASLGFTLAMYALDRVSPGFPYFHSPYGLAEPAALLWLLLVVPVRARREWTGWIAPPLLWTAIMLRPLALGLGGDRMITMVTMFAFGSTAVLGIGVTWRLVMTEQRRQASTLRLEQRTEFARDLHDFVAHHVTGIVVQAQGALAVAERRPELIPPSLERIERAGTEALTSMRHMVGMLRDTEGQPALAPLAGIDEIDALVEGFAGVGGARARLDREGTFGDLPVEVTTTAHRVVMEALTNIRKHAHGCTEVTVRVARSTAAETGTGGGSGSDILTVRVTDNGRPRHTVVGGVGGSGGGFGLRGLAERVGLIGGRIQAGPVTGGGWGVEAVLPVLSSSSVPSH
- a CDS encoding ABC transporter ATP-binding protein — its product is MEYRRGWALRDCSFRLPAGRICGLVGPNGAGKSTLMSLVTGMARPTAGRLRVFGAEAHSPDGSLRTAFLSQDKPLFRRFTVAETLLMGARLNPSWDRATAEAIVRAGNVPLTARVGTLSGGQRTRVAFALAFGKRPDLLVLDEPMADLDPLVRKELTLALAAEAAAHGTTVLISSHMLSELEDLCDYLLVIADGSLRLAGDAHELLAAHTLIDGGPADVPAAVGGHRVVETSGAAGRAVTLVRLEGPPPVPPASRAGRTPGLEDLLLGYLRSPEAPPLICPSARVGDIADAIANNPTTKDAAA
- a CDS encoding ABC transporter permease → MSTDTRQGGQNQQPTGTKGPTRNTGPTGTVPTAVQRGPARLAGMLWLVWRQHRAAFLTLIAVTAVAVGLMAYLRADLMGFLASENTSAPTPDQTDSFESHAQRMWSVGEYLGYLPLLIGVFIGAPLFAGDLETGTARLVTAQSVSRTRWIVTKLALTGVVVAALTALLSAVFGWWWRPVSHRDTMSFTSGTFFDNTGIVPVALALLAFSVGAAAGLVLRRTLVSMVATLGIVAALQVVWSRFRLDLGTILTAESRGTAGQELPDPKLPSGAVETGEGTGFLTGSGERLDWMTCLSETEDTARTACLQAKDIVGLWKDYLPISQMPTMQYLGAAIILTLTAALTTCILLRGRKQPL
- a CDS encoding sensor histidine kinase, which produces MRNTVRQAARATVQLAGATALGFFSYLFVTVLLFSAAGTLLVVGAGLLPEAVLLVRRVAGAKRTQVEAWTGKKIPEAYAPLTGPLRERLRTAVRDPGTRKDLRWMAAYYVYGLLLLLAVPLWLAGLLVDGVLCGLLRRKAVVLPLISRLADLDAAWSTTLLKPSPSALLAERVEELTATRAGAIAAHGAELRRIERDLHDGTQARLVSLSMRIGLAKRAYDRDPDGARRLLDDAQHQAEEALTELRHVVRGIHPPILTDRGLAGAVRALAASSGLDVTVRVQGLEDGAESGARVPAAVEAAAYFVVAEALTNAAKYSGSATAEVWLAGTRTGLVVMVRDEGRGGADETAGSGLVGMRRRVAALDGTVTVTSPAGGPTVIDVELPCVW